The Candidatus Lernaella stagnicola DNA window AAATTCGATTGCGGCAAGAACGTCGTCGTCATTGGCGGCGGTAACAGTGCGGTTGACGCGGCGCGGGTTGCGCGGCGCTTGGGCGCGGACGCCACGATTTACTATCGACGCACGCGGGTCGAAATGCCCGCCTTCGAAGAGGAAGTCGACGACGCCGAAGAGGAAGGCGTGAAGCTCGAGTTGCTTGCCGCGCCGGTGAAAATCGTCGTGCAGGACGGCCGCGTGGCGGGCGTCGAAATGCAGAAGATGGAACTGGGCGAGCCCGATGAATCCGGGCGGCGCCGTCCCGAACCGGTGCCCGGCAGCGAGTTCATCGTGCCCTGCGACATGGTCGTTTCGGCCATCGGCGAAAAGGGCGACATCGAATTCCTGCCGGCGGACGTCAAGCAGGAGTGGGGCAAGATCGTCATCGACGACTTCGGCCTCACCGGTAAACCGGGCGTGTTCGCCGGGGGCGACATCGCCAGCCCGCAGCAGAACGTCACACAGGCCTTGGGCGACGGCAAGCACGCCGCCATCGCCATCGACCGCTACCTGGGTGGCGCGACGATGGAGGAAATCGGCGACAACATCATCATCGGCGAGCGCGGCCGCGCCTCCATGGCTGCCTACGTGGGTGGCCGGGCGCACGCGAAGACCATCGGCCAGAAACGGGTTATCGTCTTTGACGACCTCAACAAGTGGCACTTCGAAAAAATCGAGCGGGTGACGACGCGTCGGCTGCCCGACGACCAGCGCACGGCGGGTTTCGAAGAAATCAACCTCGGCCTGACCGAATCTGAAGCCATGGCTGCGGCCGAACGCTGCTTCCACTGCGGCGTGTGTACGATGTGCGACATCTGCTACATGTTCTGTCCCGACGTCTTCATCCTGCACAAAACCGATGGCGAATACGGCTACGATATCAATTTCGACTACTGCAAGGGTTGCGGCATCTGCGTGCATGAATGTCCACGCGCGGCCATGATCCTGGTGGAGGAGTAAGCCATGAAGAAAGTACTCATGGGCAATCACGCGGCGTCCTGGGCCGTCATGCGCGCCCGCGTGAAGGTGATCTCCGCCTACCCGATCACCCCCCAAACGCACATCGTCGAGGAGCTTTCGGAAATATGCGCCGACGGCCGCCTCGACGCCAAGTTCTTGAAGGTGGAGTCTGAACACTCGGCCATGGCCAGCGTGATCGCCGCCTCATCGACCGGCGTGCGCGTGTTCACCGCTTCCTCGTCCAATGGCCTGGCCTTGATGCACGAGATGCTGCACTGGGCCTCTGGCGCGCGCCTGCCGGTGGTGATGGTCAACGTCAACCGCGCCCTGGCCCCGGGCTGGAATATTTGGGCCGACCAAACCGATTCACTCGCCCAGCGCGACACCGGTTGGATTCAAATCTACGTGGAAGACAACCAAGAGGTGTTCGACACCGTCATCCAAGGATACCGCGTCGCCGAGCAGGTGATGCTGCCGGTGATGGTGTGTTACGACGCTTTCTTCCTGTCGCACACCTACGAACCGGTCGATATCCCCGATGAAGAACTTGTCGACAAGTTCCTGCCGCCTTACGATCCACTCCACTATTTGAACCCAGCCGATCCGCACAATTTCAGTGCGCTGGTCATGCCGGAGCATTTCATGGAAATGCGGTGGAAGGTGCAGCGGGCTATGGAGCGCGTGCCGGAAGTCGCCGCGAAAACGCACGAGGAATTCGCCGACGTGTTCGACCGCCGCTACGGGTTGGTCGAAGCCATCGAATGCGACGACGCGGAAACCGTGCTCGTCACCTCCGGCACCACGACCAGCCCGGCAAGGGTCCTGGTTAAAAAGCTCCGCGAACAAGGCAAGAAAATCGGCGTGCTCAAACTGCGCTACTTCCGGCCTTTCCCCGGACCGCAGATTTACGACGTGCTCAAAGGCAAGAAAAGGGCGATCGTCATCGATCGCAACATCAGCTTCGGCAAGGGCGGCATCTGGGCCGACGAACTGCGCGGCGCGCTGGCCAACTACGAGGACGTGCCGCCGGTTTACGGTTACGTCATGGGCCTGGGCGGTCGCGACATCACCCCCGACCAACTCGAGGAAATCGTCACTGAAGTCGAGGGCATGGGAAAACCGGACAGCCTCCTTTACTGGAAGGGGTTGAAGGTATGAGAGAGAATTATCCGCGGCAAGAGATCATGATGAGCGGTCACCTCGCCTGCCAGGGCTGCGGCGGTTCAGCCGCCATGCGCCATGTCCTCAAGGCGATGGGCCCCGACACCATCATCGTACAACCGGCCTGCTGCTGGACCATCATCGGCGGCATGTTCCCCTACAGCGCCTTGAAGGTGCCCGTCTTCCATACCGCCTTCGAAACCAGCGGCGCCGCCCTCTCGGGCATCAAGGCCGCTCTGGACATGAAGGGCGACACCAAAACGCAGGTGATGGCCTTCGCCGGCGACGGCGGCACCTTCGATATCGGCCTGCAGGCCCTATCCGGCGCGGCCGAACGCAACGAAGATGTCATCTATTTTTGTTACGACAACGAAGCGTACATGAACACGGGCGTCCAGCGCTCCGGCGCCACCCCCGACAAAGCCTGGACAACCACCACTCCGGCCAACGCGCCCAAGGAGGGGCCGAAGAAGAACATCGTCCAGATCCTCGCCGGGCATAAGGTGCCCTACATCGCCACCGCCAACGTGGCCTTCCCCGAAGACCTGATCGCCAAGGTCAAGAAAGCCAAGGAAATCCGCGGCACGAAGTTCATCCATATCCTTTCGCCGTGTCCGCCGGGCTGGAAAATCGCCAGCGACATGACCATCGAGATCGCCCGGCTGGCCACGTACACCAAGGTTTTTCCCGTGTATGAGGTGTTCGACGGCGAGAGATACAACATCAACATCGAACCGCGCGACATTCCCGTCTTCGAGTACCTCAAGCCGCAAGGACGCTTCCGCCACCTGACCGAACAGGACGTGGAAGAGATCCAAAGACGCGTCAACTACGAATGGCGCACGCTTCTGCACAAGGCGATGGACGAGTACTACCAGTAGCAATCCGCAAGTCAGCAAACCGGCCGGGGCCAATAACCCCGGCCTTTTTTGCCCCTGGACGTCGCGGGCGTTTCGGGCCGTCGACCGGCGCGGAGAAACCGACCGGTCAATAAATCCCTTGCTTTATTTGACGCGATGTGTCACAAACATCGCGGATTGGCATCCGAGGGGAGGAGGGACACCGGCGTCGAAAGGATTTACGCCATGTACCAACTCACAAATGACTTGTCCGTTGCTTCGTCCGTTCTGTTCTCCAATGTCTGGCTTTTCGCCGACTCCAAGAACCGTCGCTTCTTAATCGACACCGGTGACGCCGCCGAACGCTGGCTGCTGCGCCGCTGCCTGAAGCGGGCGGGAATTACCCAACCCGGCGACATTACAGCGGTTCTGCTCACCCACTGGCATCGCGATCACGCCGGCAACGCCGCCTGGCTGCGCGAAACCTACGGCTGCCCCGTTATCTGCCATGAAAACGACGCCCCGTACCTGGAGGCCACCGCCGCACCTGAGCCGCTAACCGGTCTCAAGGCACCGGTGTGGGCCCGCGTCGGGCATCTGTTGCAGGATCTGTATCCGGCGCGCTGCGTGGTGGACGAAACCTTCCGTGCCGGGCCCTGGAAGTGGGGTTTCGAGATCATCCACACGCCCGGCCACACGCCGGGGACCGTGATGTTTTACCATCGCCCCACCGCGACGCT harbors:
- a CDS encoding thiamine pyrophosphate-dependent enzyme yields the protein MRENYPRQEIMMSGHLACQGCGGSAAMRHVLKAMGPDTIIVQPACCWTIIGGMFPYSALKVPVFHTAFETSGAALSGIKAALDMKGDTKTQVMAFAGDGGTFDIGLQALSGAAERNEDVIYFCYDNEAYMNTGVQRSGATPDKAWTTTTPANAPKEGPKKNIVQILAGHKVPYIATANVAFPEDLIAKVKKAKEIRGTKFIHILSPCPPGWKIASDMTIEIARLATYTKVFPVYEVFDGERYNINIEPRDIPVFEYLKPQGRFRHLTEQDVEEIQRRVNYEWRTLLHKAMDEYYQ
- a CDS encoding MBL fold metallo-hydrolase, which translates into the protein MYQLTNDLSVASSVLFSNVWLFADSKNRRFLIDTGDAAERWLLRRCLKRAGITQPGDITAVLLTHWHRDHAGNAAWLRETYGCPVICHENDAPYLEATAAPEPLTGLKAPVWARVGHLLQDLYPARCVVDETFRAGPWKWGFEIIHTPGHTPGTVMFYHRPTATLFSGDAILTGTTPFRLGEIVGLAVPEFSPHLDECHAATRQYVKIAPEIKRLCAGHGPLVEGDINAKLRALINGERQAAPLLGIVRNLVAMPQLAKQLLPRHV
- a CDS encoding NAD(P)-binding protein encodes the protein MAEEHKPIVFAGAHDMPETVMSISTMLWNRTGSWRYLRPQFQDHVPACNEACPVGNDIEGFIRLIGEGKPGEAWRLLKEENPMPAVTGRVCYHPCENACNRKDFDQPTAIQALERYAADHAADVAPMELLREESGKTVAIVGAGPAGLAAAYHLRRLGHQVTVFDALPQAGGLLRIGIPAYRLPRDILDAEVASIERLGVQFKLGVKVGVDLPFEKLGEYDAVFIATGVHLNRVLGIDGEDAEGVVPGLSLLAKVALGQKFDCGKNVVVIGGGNSAVDAARVARRLGADATIYYRRTRVEMPAFEEEVDDAEEEGVKLELLAAPVKIVVQDGRVAGVEMQKMELGEPDESGRRRPEPVPGSEFIVPCDMVVSAIGEKGDIEFLPADVKQEWGKIVIDDFGLTGKPGVFAGGDIASPQQNVTQALGDGKHAAIAIDRYLGGATMEEIGDNIIIGERGRASMAAYVGGRAHAKTIGQKRVIVFDDLNKWHFEKIERVTTRRLPDDQRTAGFEEINLGLTESEAMAAAERCFHCGVCTMCDICYMFCPDVFILHKTDGEYGYDINFDYCKGCGICVHECPRAAMILVEE